One region of Myxosarcina sp. GI1 genomic DNA includes:
- a CDS encoding response regulator transcription factor → MSQTTTIRVLIADDHAIFRQGLATIINRNPEMQVIAQAENGEQAIALFEEHQPDVTLMDLRMPEVEGVAAIGAIRAAAKSARIIVLTTYDSDEDIYRGLQAGAKGYLLKETEPDELLNAIRTVHRGQQYIPPNVGAKLAERLSNPELSERELEVLRSLAQGMSNAEIAAALSISEGTVKSHVNRILNKLDVSDRTQAVIVAVKRGIVCL, encoded by the coding sequence ATGAGCCAAACCACAACCATTCGAGTTCTGATTGCGGACGATCATGCCATTTTTCGACAAGGATTAGCCACGATTATTAACCGTAACCCAGAGATGCAGGTGATTGCCCAAGCTGAAAATGGGGAACAAGCGATCGCGCTATTTGAGGAACACCAACCGGATGTCACGCTCATGGATCTGCGAATGCCTGAAGTAGAAGGAGTTGCCGCCATCGGTGCCATTCGTGCTGCCGCTAAATCTGCTCGGATTATTGTACTGACAACATATGATAGCGATGAAGATATCTATCGGGGATTGCAGGCAGGCGCAAAAGGATACCTGTTAAAAGAAACTGAACCTGACGAGCTTCTAAATGCTATTCGCACCGTTCATCGGGGGCAGCAGTATATTCCGCCTAATGTAGGAGCAAAGTTGGCAGAGCGCCTCAGTAATCCAGAACTGAGTGAAAGAGAACTAGAAGTACTCCGCTCACTGGCTCAGGGGATGAGTAATGCCGAGATTGCGGCAGCTTTGAGTATTAGTGAAGGCACGGTTAAATCTCATGTTAATCGGATTTTGAATAAATTAGATGTGAGCGATCGCACCCAAGCTGTGATTGTTGCCGTTAAACGCGGCATTGTCTGTTTGTAG
- a CDS encoding thioredoxin domain-containing protein: protein MNDERNRSSLLVPPSTQDWMQGVLSAKVVLVMYGDYQDFRSADVYKLIKGIERELSAFSGEDYLCFIFRHFPQTQIHPNAKRAAQAAEAAAAQGQFWLMHDTLFAHQQKLENGYLVEYANDLGLDIPQFLKELSKQVHVDRINEDIESGMQSGVTATPTLFINGIRYSDRYNRTRLMAALSNLAN, encoded by the coding sequence ATGAACGACGAGCGTAACCGCAGTTCCTTACTTGTGCCACCTTCAACCCAAGACTGGATGCAAGGTGTGCTAAGTGCCAAGGTCGTGCTGGTGATGTATGGAGATTATCAAGATTTCAGAAGTGCAGATGTTTACAAGCTGATTAAAGGGATTGAACGAGAGCTTAGTGCTTTCTCAGGGGAGGATTATTTATGCTTCATCTTCCGCCATTTTCCGCAAACACAAATTCATCCTAATGCTAAACGGGCAGCCCAAGCTGCCGAGGCCGCCGCTGCCCAAGGACAGTTTTGGTTAATGCACGATACTTTATTTGCCCATCAACAAAAGTTGGAGAATGGTTATCTTGTCGAGTACGCCAATGATTTAGGGCTTGACATTCCTCAATTTCTTAAAGAGTTATCTAAACAAGTGCATGTCGATCGTATCAATGAAGATATCGAAAGCGGAATGCAGAGTGGTGTAACAGCAACCCCAACTTTATTTATCAACGGCATTCGCTACAGCGATCGCTACAACAGAACACGGTTAATGGCTGCTCTAAGCAATCTTGCCAATTAA
- a CDS encoding AraC family transcriptional regulator — MTIDSNFMTELHIHLQPSLVKQVAETAEMDSERLNLVNYFAKQDLQLQHIAMLLAELRSAGMMEKLHVESSSQALVIHLLPHYSKGVQIVAPENKNSTYSYLHQVIDYIHTHLDRNLSLAELASIININPTYFASLFKQTIGTSPHQYVIQQRVERAKMMLKKTNLAIADIALQVGFSSQSHLTQQFRRLTGVTPKQIRLSP, encoded by the coding sequence ATGACAATTGATAGTAATTTTATGACAGAACTACACATTCACCTGCAGCCCAGTCTAGTCAAACAAGTTGCTGAAACGGCTGAAATGGATTCAGAACGACTTAATCTGGTGAACTATTTTGCCAAGCAAGACTTGCAGCTTCAGCATATCGCCATGCTGCTAGCTGAGTTGCGCTCAGCTGGTATGATGGAAAAATTGCATGTTGAATCGTCGTCTCAAGCGTTAGTGATTCATTTGTTACCCCACTATTCTAAGGGTGTACAAATTGTTGCGCCTGAAAATAAGAACTCAACTTACAGCTACTTGCATCAGGTAATCGATTACATTCATACTCACCTCGACCGAAATTTATCGCTGGCTGAACTGGCGAGCATTATTAATATCAACCCAACTTACTTTGCTAGTTTATTTAAACAGACCATAGGAACTTCGCCGCATCAGTATGTGATTCAACAGCGAGTGGAACGGGCGAAAATGATGTTAAAGAAAACAAATTTGGCGATCGCAGACATCGCCCTACAAGTTGGTTTTTCCAGCCAAAGCCACTTGACGCAACAGTTTAGGCGATTGACTGGAGTAACACCAAAGCAAATTCGCCTTTCACCATAA